Proteins encoded within one genomic window of Actinomycetota bacterium:
- the murC gene encoding UDP-N-acetylmuramate--L-alanine ligase produces the protein MTLRSAGRVHFIGIGGAGMSAIAKVLLEQGVSVSGSDLKRSRAATVLEAMGADVHVGHDAGLVVGADVIVMSSAIRDSNPELAAARASGITILSRGQALASILEERRSIVVAGTHGKTTTTSMIVSVLRAAEIDATYLVGGGLNDSGTNARSGESDLAVAESDESDGSFLLLSAHVGVVTNVEEDHVDHWSSLQELRAAFDRFIGATDPDGAVVVPVSDEGLCAAARASGTTVVTFGAQGDVSASGVRAEGTETTFDLLHAGATVPIRLQVPGAHNVANALAAAAACIQVGVPLQHVAEGLARYSGVERRFHLRGKVGGVTIIDDYAHHPTEVRATLSAAKTGSWDRVVAVFQPHRYSRTAAFAAAFGRSFSDADRIVITDVYGAGEEAVPGVSGKLIADELCSALPGRPVAYLPHRAELVAYLEQTLREGDALLTLGAGDVTSLADELLVRLEPAP, from the coding sequence ATGACGTTGCGCTCCGCGGGACGCGTGCACTTCATCGGCATCGGCGGCGCCGGGATGTCCGCGATCGCGAAGGTGCTCCTCGAGCAAGGCGTGTCGGTGTCTGGGTCCGACCTGAAGCGGTCGCGAGCCGCCACTGTGCTCGAGGCGATGGGGGCGGACGTTCACGTGGGGCATGACGCGGGTCTGGTCGTGGGGGCGGACGTGATCGTGATGTCCTCGGCCATCCGCGACTCGAATCCGGAGCTGGCAGCCGCACGCGCGTCCGGCATAACGATCCTGTCGCGAGGTCAGGCGCTCGCGTCCATCCTCGAAGAACGTCGCTCCATCGTTGTCGCGGGAACCCACGGCAAGACGACAACCACGTCGATGATCGTCTCCGTGCTGCGCGCCGCAGAGATAGACGCCACGTACCTCGTCGGGGGCGGGCTGAACGACTCCGGCACCAATGCACGCTCCGGCGAGAGCGATCTCGCGGTAGCAGAGTCCGACGAAAGCGACGGATCGTTCCTGCTGTTGTCCGCCCATGTGGGCGTGGTGACGAACGTCGAGGAAGATCACGTGGATCACTGGTCGTCGCTGCAGGAGCTGCGCGCGGCCTTCGATCGCTTCATCGGCGCCACTGACCCAGACGGCGCGGTCGTCGTGCCGGTAAGCGATGAGGGTCTGTGTGCCGCGGCGCGCGCGTCGGGGACAACGGTAGTCACGTTCGGCGCGCAGGGCGACGTCTCCGCCTCTGGTGTCCGCGCGGAAGGCACCGAGACGACCTTCGATCTCCTGCACGCGGGCGCGACCGTGCCCATACGGCTTCAGGTGCCTGGTGCGCACAACGTGGCGAACGCTCTGGCGGCCGCCGCTGCCTGCATCCAGGTCGGCGTTCCGCTGCAACACGTTGCGGAGGGGCTCGCGCGCTACAGCGGCGTCGAGCGACGATTCCACCTGCGCGGCAAGGTGGGCGGAGTCACGATCATCGACGACTACGCGCATCATCCGACCGAGGTGCGGGCGACGCTGTCCGCGGCGAAGACCGGCTCGTGGGACAGGGTCGTTGCGGTCTTCCAACCCCACCGCTACTCCAGGACCGCCGCCTTCGCGGCCGCGTTCGGACGCTCGTTCTCCGACGCCGACAGGATCGTCATCACCGACGTCTACGGCGCCGGGGAGGAGGCGGTTCCCGGGGTGAGCGGAAAGCTCATCGCGGACGAGCTGTGCTCGGCGCTGCCGGGGCGCCCGGTTGCCTATCTCCCACACCGGGCCGAGCTGGTGGCCTACCTCGAACAGACGCTGCGGGAGGGGGACGCGCTCCTCACTCTCGGCGCCGGTGATGTCACGTCGCTCGCGGATGAGCTTCTGGTGCGTTTGGAGCCGGCACCGTGA
- the murD gene encoding UDP-N-acetylmuramoyl-L-alanine--D-glutamate ligase, which produces MSGAELGGKRVLVVGLGVSGFSAAKALVDLDAKVRVTEARDGEVVRQRADHLKQLGVEVELGGHDLERLDADLVVISPGIPPKSAIARAIHDAHLELWSEVELAYRLADCDFLAITGTNGKTTTTSLLAAILEAGGVATTAAGNIGFPLIDAISTVPPGAAIALEVSSFQLEATHRFRPRVAVLLNVAEDHTDWHGSFDAYRHAKARLIANQTQTDVFLPNAADRHAMEIASTAASRVVPFDARSPVQDGIGVDGRDIVWRGASVMPVDAVPLPGSAGLEDALAAAGAALEYGVDPSAVAHAVAAFRPLSHRLEVVGESGGVTYIDDSKATNPHATLAALRGMRDVVLIAGGRSKGIDLGPLAEADSSLIAVIALGEAREELARIFDGVVPVEVVDSMADAVAAAARSSVAGGSVLLSPGCASLDMYDGYAARGDDFARRVADLLRHPRGE; this is translated from the coding sequence GTGAGCGGCGCCGAGCTCGGCGGCAAGCGCGTCCTCGTCGTCGGACTCGGCGTGAGCGGGTTCAGTGCCGCTAAAGCACTTGTGGATCTCGACGCGAAGGTGCGGGTGACGGAGGCCCGCGACGGAGAGGTGGTGAGGCAGCGCGCCGATCACCTGAAGCAGCTCGGTGTCGAGGTGGAGTTGGGCGGCCACGACCTCGAGCGGCTCGACGCGGATCTGGTCGTGATCAGTCCCGGCATCCCTCCTAAGTCTGCGATAGCGCGCGCGATCCACGACGCGCATCTCGAGCTGTGGAGCGAGGTCGAGCTCGCGTACCGGCTCGCCGACTGTGACTTCCTCGCGATCACAGGCACCAACGGCAAGACCACGACGACGTCGCTCCTCGCCGCGATCCTGGAAGCGGGCGGCGTCGCCACGACGGCCGCGGGCAACATCGGGTTCCCGCTCATCGACGCGATCTCGACCGTTCCCCCCGGGGCCGCTATAGCGCTCGAGGTCTCGAGCTTCCAGTTGGAGGCGACGCACAGGTTCCGTCCGCGGGTGGCCGTGCTTCTGAACGTCGCGGAGGATCACACCGACTGGCACGGGTCGTTCGACGCGTACCGCCACGCGAAGGCGCGGCTGATCGCGAACCAGACGCAGACCGACGTGTTCCTTCCGAACGCGGCCGATCGGCATGCGATGGAGATCGCGTCGACGGCAGCGTCACGAGTGGTGCCATTCGATGCGCGGTCCCCCGTCCAGGACGGCATCGGCGTCGACGGCCGCGACATCGTGTGGCGAGGAGCCAGCGTCATGCCGGTCGACGCGGTTCCGCTCCCCGGCAGCGCGGGACTGGAAGACGCGCTGGCCGCGGCCGGAGCCGCCTTGGAATACGGCGTTGATCCGTCCGCGGTCGCGCACGCGGTGGCCGCATTCCGCCCACTCTCGCACCGCCTGGAAGTCGTAGGGGAGAGCGGCGGCGTGACCTACATCGACGACTCGAAGGCGACGAACCCACACGCGACGCTGGCGGCGCTGCGCGGCATGCGCGACGTCGTGCTCATCGCCGGCGGACGCAGCAAGGGCATCGACCTCGGTCCCCTTGCCGAGGCGGACTCGTCTTTGATCGCGGTCATAGCGTTGGGAGAGGCGAGGGAGGAGCTCGCGCGGATCTTCGACGGCGTCGTCCCGGTGGAGGTGGTGGATTCGATGGCGGACGCCGTGGCCGCCGCCGCGCGCAGTTCTGTTGCCGGAGGATCCGTCTTGCTGTCGCCTGGTTGTGCGAGCCTGGACATGTACGACGGCTACGCCGCGCGCGGTGATGACTTCGCGCGCCGTGTGGCCGACCTCCTGAGGCATCCGAGAGGGGAGTAG
- the murG gene encoding undecaprenyldiphospho-muramoylpentapeptide beta-N-acetylglucosaminyltransferase, whose protein sequence is MIAGGGTAGHVNPAIALARAMPGDDVSFVGTASGAEARLVPAAGFPIENITVAGFDRAKPWLLPRTGMRAAGAVAAARGLLQRSGPAAVVGMGGYVSLPAVLAARSLSVPVVLHEQNIVFGLAHKVSKPFAARIAVSFQETLEAAGRKGVYVGNPVAPEFATFSKEAHRERALQLFDLDPARKTLLVFGGSQGARRINDAAHGLADAWSGRTDVQVLHIAGRLAYPELQQRTSTGAGLAHYRLVEFVEDMPLAYAAADLALCRGGATTLAELAVVGLPAIVVPYPYHRDRQQERQARVAERAGAALVMADAETTTSAVADAADRLLRDEARLKEMSQSFLALARPDAAQRLADVVRGVVR, encoded by the coding sequence GTGATCGCGGGGGGAGGCACCGCGGGCCACGTCAACCCCGCCATCGCTCTTGCCCGCGCTATGCCCGGAGACGATGTGTCCTTCGTCGGCACTGCATCGGGCGCGGAGGCGCGCCTGGTCCCGGCTGCCGGTTTTCCCATCGAGAACATCACCGTCGCGGGGTTCGATCGCGCCAAGCCGTGGCTCCTGCCGCGCACCGGGATGCGCGCCGCGGGAGCGGTCGCGGCTGCGCGCGGTCTCCTGCAGCGGTCGGGTCCGGCTGCCGTAGTGGGCATGGGCGGGTACGTGAGCCTCCCCGCGGTTCTCGCAGCGCGCAGCCTGTCGGTTCCGGTCGTGTTGCACGAGCAGAACATCGTGTTCGGGCTCGCCCACAAGGTCAGCAAGCCGTTCGCCGCGAGGATCGCCGTCTCGTTCCAGGAGACGCTCGAGGCCGCGGGGCGCAAGGGCGTGTACGTCGGGAACCCGGTAGCGCCGGAGTTCGCGACGTTCTCCAAGGAGGCTCACAGGGAGCGGGCGCTGCAACTGTTCGACCTCGACCCTGCACGCAAGACGTTGCTCGTTTTCGGCGGCAGCCAGGGCGCCAGGCGGATCAACGACGCCGCGCATGGTCTCGCCGATGCATGGTCGGGCCGCACCGACGTGCAGGTGCTACACATCGCGGGGCGGCTGGCATACCCCGAGCTACAGCAACGCACATCGACCGGTGCGGGCCTCGCCCATTACAGGTTGGTGGAGTTCGTGGAGGACATGCCGCTGGCGTACGCGGCCGCCGATCTCGCGCTGTGTCGCGGGGGCGCCACGACGCTGGCGGAGCTGGCGGTGGTCGGCCTCCCGGCGATAGTGGTCCCGTACCCCTATCACCGCGACCGGCAGCAAGAGCGGCAAGCGCGGGTGGCGGAGAGGGCGGGGGCCGCGCTGGTGATGGCGGACGCCGAGACCACCACCTCCGCGGTGGCGGACGCCGCCGACCGGTTGTTGCGAGACGAGGCGAGGCTGAAGGAGATGAGCCAGAGCTTCCTGGCGCTGGCCCGGCCCGACGCCGCGCAACGCCTCGCCGACGTGGTTCGTGGAGTCGTCCGATGA
- the murB gene encoding UDP-N-acetylmuramate dehydrogenase translates to MSAQTVGARAVGERLRELAAGEVHFDRSLAPLTTYRVGGAAAVLFEPASAADLLHLRTAVRDVGADPAELGFLALGRGSNMVVSDRGFDGIVIRTGAGLSWIRGDEQRPTRVAAGAATSLPLLANWAARRSLAGLEFTVGIPGSVGGGVRMNAGAHGGEVADTLVSVEVFHLREWGSAQIEPAQLDLDYRHSALSDAHLVVAASFDLVADEEHAVRSRMESYRRHRATTQPGALQNAGSTFKNPPGDAAGRLVDAAGLKGHRVGGVQVSELHANFFIASSGATAQDVFDLVHDVRKRVLDRFGVDLEPEVRFVGPFDTAVLAEASR, encoded by the coding sequence GTGAGTGCTCAGACCGTGGGTGCGCGCGCCGTGGGAGAGCGACTCCGGGAGCTCGCCGCCGGAGAGGTTCATTTCGACCGCTCGCTGGCCCCGCTCACGACGTACAGGGTGGGTGGTGCGGCGGCGGTCCTGTTCGAGCCGGCCTCCGCCGCCGACCTGCTGCACCTACGGACCGCGGTGCGCGATGTCGGAGCGGACCCCGCCGAGCTCGGCTTCCTCGCGCTGGGACGAGGCTCCAACATGGTCGTGTCCGACCGCGGCTTCGACGGGATCGTGATCCGCACGGGAGCGGGGCTGTCGTGGATCCGCGGAGACGAGCAGAGACCCACGCGCGTTGCCGCGGGGGCCGCGACGTCTCTTCCGCTGCTCGCCAACTGGGCCGCGCGCAGGTCCCTCGCCGGGCTCGAGTTCACCGTCGGGATCCCGGGCTCCGTCGGCGGAGGCGTGCGGATGAACGCCGGCGCGCACGGAGGAGAGGTCGCGGACACGCTTGTGTCGGTAGAGGTCTTCCACCTGCGCGAGTGGGGGTCCGCCCAGATCGAGCCGGCGCAGCTCGATCTGGACTACAGGCACTCGGCGCTGTCGGACGCGCATCTGGTCGTAGCGGCTTCGTTCGATCTCGTCGCAGACGAAGAGCATGCGGTGCGATCGCGGATGGAGTCGTACCGGCGGCATCGCGCGACGACGCAGCCGGGCGCGCTCCAGAACGCCGGGAGCACCTTCAAGAACCCGCCGGGGGATGCCGCGGGGCGTCTGGTCGACGCCGCCGGTCTGAAGGGCCACCGGGTGGGAGGCGTCCAGGTGTCCGAGCTGCACGCGAACTTCTTCATCGCCTCGAGCGGCGCGACGGCGCAGGACGTGTTCGACCTCGTTCACGACGTGAGGAAGCGGGTGCTGGATCGGTTCGGCGTCGACCTGGAGCCGGAGGTGAGGTTCGTGGGCCCTTTTGACACGGCCGTTCTCGCGGAGGCGTCGCGGTGA
- a CDS encoding FtsQ-type POTRA domain-containing protein — translation MTTAERVRTDPRISRRRRAIERSRRRRGLITAGVVVALGAALWVAFWSPLLAVDEVVVVGGRHVTAADVARVAQLDASDNLLLASTSEITAKVEELAWVQSARVDRKLPGTIRVRIVERVPAAVLSLASGRWTLDAEGHVLTRGVADPDLPVLAGPRVSDLEEGTAVEEAEVQDALTTLRSLSPRIRGEVEALLAPTTERITLSLKDGTQVRFGAAEALRAKNEVLRTLLVDLRVNGGSGGYIDIRVPTSPAVSAAAQPESVVTTPPTPAPTP, via the coding sequence GTGACGACGGCGGAGCGCGTCCGGACGGATCCGCGCATCTCTCGCCGCCGGCGCGCGATCGAACGCTCGCGTCGCCGGCGCGGGCTCATAACAGCAGGCGTCGTGGTCGCGCTGGGGGCCGCTCTCTGGGTGGCCTTCTGGTCTCCGTTGCTGGCCGTCGACGAGGTCGTGGTGGTGGGGGGGCGGCACGTGACGGCCGCCGACGTGGCGCGGGTGGCGCAACTCGATGCATCGGACAACCTCTTGCTCGCGTCGACCTCGGAGATCACCGCCAAGGTCGAGGAGCTCGCATGGGTCCAGAGCGCGCGGGTCGACCGGAAGCTTCCTGGGACGATCCGGGTCAGGATCGTCGAGCGGGTGCCGGCGGCGGTGTTGTCGCTGGCCAGCGGACGGTGGACGCTGGACGCGGAGGGCCACGTGCTCACGCGCGGCGTCGCCGATCCCGACCTCCCCGTGCTCGCCGGTCCGCGCGTGTCCGATCTGGAGGAGGGGACCGCGGTGGAAGAGGCCGAGGTGCAGGACGCCCTCACTACCTTGCGCTCGTTGTCCCCGCGCATACGTGGAGAGGTCGAGGCCTTGCTCGCGCCCACCACGGAGCGGATAACGCTCTCTCTGAAGGACGGGACGCAGGTGCGATTCGGCGCCGCCGAAGCCCTGCGCGCGAAGAACGAGGTCTTGCGGACGTTGCTCGTCGACCTGCGGGTCAACGGCGGAAGCGGCGGCTACATCGACATCCGCGTTCCCACCAGTCCCGCCGTGTCCGCGGCCGCTCAACCGGAGTCCGTCGTGACGACGCCACCGACGCCCGCGCCGACGCCCTAG
- a CDS encoding polyphenol oxidase family protein produces MSAPRPSLAHVDRDGLRLLIDPAPTRCAVAFTDRIGGSSAAPYDSLNLAATVGDDPDAVRRNRERVARAAGFAVTSLRLARQVHGADILHVTSSDPVVAGEGDVLMTSEPGVSLGILTADCTPVVVAGTAVVAIAHAGWRGLVAGAVEAAVDAVGEVRAAWVGPSIHACCYEVGPEVIAAFRDRGLPVAGVDRVDPGRAATFALHRAGVERVAASVDCTSCDRRYFSYRRDGTTGRQGAFVSLLEQ; encoded by the coding sequence ATGAGCGCCCCCCGTCCCTCGCTCGCTCACGTCGACCGCGACGGGCTCCGTCTGCTGATCGATCCCGCGCCCACGCGGTGCGCCGTTGCGTTCACGGATCGCATCGGCGGCTCCAGCGCGGCCCCCTACGACTCACTCAACCTGGCCGCCACCGTCGGCGACGACCCCGACGCCGTTCGCCGGAACCGAGAGCGGGTCGCACGCGCCGCGGGCTTCGCGGTGACGTCGCTGCGCCTGGCGCGTCAGGTGCATGGTGCCGACATCCTCCACGTCACTTCGTCCGATCCAGTGGTCGCCGGCGAAGGCGATGTGTTGATGACGTCGGAGCCCGGTGTGAGTTTGGGGATCCTCACCGCGGACTGCACCCCGGTCGTCGTCGCCGGAACCGCTGTCGTGGCGATCGCACACGCGGGTTGGCGCGGTCTCGTCGCGGGCGCGGTCGAGGCCGCGGTGGATGCGGTAGGGGAGGTGCGCGCTGCATGGGTGGGTCCGTCCATCCACGCCTGTTGCTACGAGGTGGGGCCTGAGGTGATCGCGGCGTTCCGCGACCGCGGTCTTCCCGTGGCCGGCGTCGATCGGGTCGATCCGGGGCGGGCCGCGACGTTCGCCCTTCACCGGGCGGGTGTGGAGCGGGTGGCCGCCAGCGTGGACTGCACCTCGTGCGACCGCCGCTACTTCTCGTACCGGCGCGACGGCACGACCGGACGCCAAGGGGCGTTCGTCTCGCTGCTCGAGCAGTGA
- the ftsW gene encoding putative lipid II flippase FtsW, whose amino-acid sequence MATRSGTLGVAGATKSRVASAKRGEPAALLVVATGALVLLGLIMILSASFVSSFANFGSSFLFFNKQLLWAGIGLAGFVFFSRTDYRRLKNKGYMLLPFVGLLLLAVLIPGVGIVAGGSARWIGAGPLAFQPSELAKLALILFLADVFSRKEESTLQELPHTLLPFVPVLGTLVLLVMMQPDMGTTILLGSIGLGMLFTAGAPPRYLLPLGLLGAGAAAAAALSAEYRRERVLAFMDPWADPLNTGYHTIQSLIALGSGGWLGVGLGASRQKWSYIPNAHTDFIFAILGEEMGLLGTLTVLGLFGFITYLGVRIARRARDRFGMLVASGITIWIGVQALVNIGAVTATMPITGVPLPLVSFGGSSLVVSLVAMGILTNIARQPKRSSRSRKTAEPAKA is encoded by the coding sequence ATGGCGACACGGAGCGGCACGCTGGGCGTGGCGGGGGCGACCAAAAGCCGCGTCGCTTCGGCTAAGCGCGGCGAGCCCGCGGCCCTCCTCGTCGTCGCGACGGGCGCACTCGTGCTGCTCGGTCTCATCATGATCCTGTCGGCGAGCTTCGTGTCTTCGTTCGCAAACTTTGGCTCGTCGTTCCTGTTCTTCAACAAACAGCTGTTGTGGGCCGGCATCGGCCTGGCGGGGTTCGTCTTCTTCTCCCGTACCGACTACAGGCGCCTGAAGAACAAGGGCTACATGTTGCTGCCGTTCGTCGGGCTCTTGCTGCTCGCGGTGCTGATCCCGGGAGTCGGCATCGTCGCGGGTGGAAGCGCGCGCTGGATCGGCGCCGGGCCCCTCGCCTTCCAGCCCTCGGAGCTCGCGAAGCTAGCGCTGATCCTGTTCCTTGCGGACGTGTTCTCTCGCAAGGAGGAGTCGACGCTCCAGGAGCTGCCGCACACGTTGTTGCCGTTCGTGCCGGTGCTCGGCACGCTCGTGCTGCTCGTGATGATGCAGCCGGACATGGGGACGACGATCCTCCTTGGCTCGATTGGTCTCGGGATGTTGTTCACGGCCGGCGCACCGCCCCGATACCTCCTGCCGCTGGGTTTGCTCGGCGCCGGCGCGGCCGCGGCCGCGGCCTTGAGCGCCGAGTACCGGCGCGAGCGCGTCCTCGCGTTCATGGATCCGTGGGCGGATCCTCTGAACACGGGCTATCACACGATCCAGTCGCTGATCGCTCTGGGGTCGGGCGGCTGGCTCGGCGTCGGGCTCGGGGCGAGCCGGCAGAAGTGGTCCTACATCCCGAACGCGCACACCGACTTCATCTTCGCGATCCTGGGTGAGGAGATGGGGTTGCTGGGGACGCTCACCGTCCTGGGGCTGTTCGGGTTCATCACGTACCTCGGCGTCCGGATAGCGCGGAGAGCGCGCGATCGGTTCGGGATGCTCGTCGCGAGCGGCATCACGATCTGGATCGGCGTGCAGGCGCTGGTCAACATCGGCGCCGTCACCGCGACCATGCCGATCACTGGTGTGCCGCTGCCGCTGGTGTCTTTCGGCGGATCCTCTCTCGTGGTCTCTCTCGTCGCCATGGGGATCCTCACGAACATCGCGCGGCAACCAAAGAGATCGAGCAGGTCTCGCAAGACCGCGGAGCCGGCGAAGGCTTGA
- the mraY gene encoding phospho-N-acetylmuramoyl-pentapeptide-transferase, whose translation MTNILVAGAVGLLVTLFGTPWAIKQFRRRGWGQLIREEGPKAHYEKRGTPTMGGLVILVGTALGYVLGHFGISGNAPFRDSGILAMGTIMALGFLGFLDDIIKIKKSRSLGLHKRAKFLGQLIIAGVFGFCAVYFVQIGTDLSFFRSTKLDLGVFFFVWVFLMIAASSNGVNLTDGLDGLAVGSAAQVLGAFVVIGFWQFRHPGFYDLVATGSDPFDLAIVAAAMFGACAGFLWWNTAPAKVFMGDTGSLMLGGTMAVLAILLNTQLLLLLLGGLYAVETLSVIFQVAVFKRTGKRIFLMAPVHHHFELAGWPEFTVIVRFWVLSGLSTAFGVGLFYADFISKGGVL comes from the coding sequence GTGACGAACATCCTCGTGGCCGGAGCCGTTGGGCTCCTGGTGACCCTGTTCGGCACGCCGTGGGCGATCAAGCAGTTCCGCCGGCGTGGGTGGGGCCAGCTGATCCGCGAGGAGGGGCCGAAGGCGCACTACGAGAAGCGCGGGACCCCCACCATGGGAGGGCTCGTGATCCTGGTCGGGACCGCGCTGGGGTACGTGCTCGGTCACTTCGGCATCAGCGGCAACGCGCCGTTCCGCGACAGCGGGATCCTCGCGATGGGGACGATCATGGCGCTGGGGTTCCTGGGGTTCCTCGACGACATCATCAAGATCAAGAAGTCCAGGTCGCTGGGGCTCCACAAGAGGGCGAAGTTCCTGGGACAGCTGATCATCGCGGGAGTCTTCGGCTTCTGCGCGGTGTACTTCGTGCAGATCGGCACCGATCTCTCGTTCTTCCGTTCGACGAAGCTGGATCTCGGCGTCTTCTTCTTCGTGTGGGTCTTCTTGATGATCGCCGCCTCGTCGAATGGGGTGAACCTGACCGACGGACTGGACGGGCTCGCCGTCGGATCGGCCGCGCAGGTGCTCGGCGCGTTCGTCGTGATCGGCTTCTGGCAGTTCCGTCACCCCGGCTTCTACGACCTCGTCGCCACCGGGTCCGATCCCTTCGATCTAGCGATCGTGGCCGCGGCCATGTTCGGCGCGTGCGCGGGGTTCTTGTGGTGGAACACGGCTCCCGCCAAGGTCTTCATGGGCGACACGGGTTCCCTGATGTTGGGCGGCACGATGGCGGTGCTCGCGATCCTGTTGAACACGCAGCTGCTCCTGCTGCTGTTGGGCGGGCTCTACGCGGTCGAGACCCTGTCCGTGATCTTCCAGGTCGCCGTCTTCAAGCGCACCGGGAAGCGGATCTTCCTCATGGCACCGGTGCACCATCACTTCGAGCTCGCGGGGTGGCCCGAGTTCACCGTGATCGTTCGCTTCTGGGTCCTCTCGGGCTTGTCGACGGCCTTCGGTGTCGGGCTGTTCTACGCCGACTTCATCTCCAAGGGCGGCGTCTTGTGA
- a CDS encoding YggS family pyridoxal phosphate-dependent enzyme — MSVSRRYEEVRARVAAAAERGGRSGDEVTLVAVSKGFPGDVVAEAVRAGAVHLGENRVQELREKAIAFPTGVRWHFIGHLQTNKARQVVGVASLIHSVDRLALADELARRARIRGVAQDVLIEVNVSGEATKHGIEPAAAPALAEQVAALDPLVVRGFMTMAPLSPEPEESRPYFAELRELRDRVEAVVPSATELSMGMTRDFEVGVEEGATLVRVGEAIFGPRARR, encoded by the coding sequence GTGAGCGTCTCGCGCCGCTACGAGGAGGTGCGAGCGCGCGTTGCCGCCGCGGCCGAACGCGGCGGGCGGTCGGGTGACGAGGTGACTTTGGTCGCGGTGAGCAAGGGGTTCCCGGGCGACGTGGTGGCGGAGGCGGTGCGCGCCGGCGCGGTCCACCTGGGGGAGAACCGCGTGCAGGAGCTCAGAGAGAAGGCGATCGCGTTCCCCACGGGAGTGCGGTGGCACTTCATCGGGCACCTCCAGACGAACAAGGCGAGACAGGTGGTCGGCGTTGCGTCGCTGATCCACTCGGTGGACCGTCTGGCTTTGGCCGACGAGCTGGCGCGGAGGGCGCGGATCCGCGGCGTCGCCCAGGACGTCCTGATCGAGGTGAACGTCTCGGGAGAGGCGACCAAACACGGCATAGAGCCCGCGGCCGCACCGGCGTTGGCGGAGCAGGTGGCGGCTCTGGATCCGCTCGTCGTGCGCGGCTTCATGACGATGGCGCCGCTGTCCCCGGAGCCGGAGGAGTCGCGGCCCTACTTCGCGGAGCTTCGAGAGCTGCGCGATCGCGTGGAGGCGGTCGTTCCAAGCGCGACCGAGCTCTCGATGGGGATGACGCGAGATTTCGAGGTAGGGGTCGAGGAGGGCGCCACCTTGGTTCGCGTGGGGGAGGCGATCTTCGGCCCTCGAGCGCGCAGATAA
- the ftsZ gene encoding cell division protein FtsZ, with protein sequence MATGPQNYLAVIKVVGIGGGGVNAVNRMIEVGLKGVEFIAINTDAQALLMSDADVKLDIGRDLTRGLGAGADPEVGRRAAEEHRDEIEEVLKGADMVFITAGKGGGTGTGGAPIVAEIAKSIGALTIGVVTRPFGFEGRQRALKAESGITSLKEKVDTLIVIPNDRLLDVGTATTSVLEAFRMADEVLLQGVQGITDLITTPGLINLDFADVKAVMTDAGSSLMGIGQARGDQRAADAARAAISSPLLEASIEGARGVLLNIAGGSDLGLFEVNEAATIISQAAHPDANIIFGAVVDDTLGDEVRVTVIAAGFDRWGQKEAEDLVRPDEEIFSVPDADDDEPAFLGSAKREERLVFDANEDLEIPSFLRNE encoded by the coding sequence ATGGCCACAGGACCGCAGAACTATCTCGCCGTGATCAAGGTCGTTGGGATCGGCGGCGGCGGCGTCAACGCGGTGAACCGGATGATCGAGGTTGGCCTGAAGGGCGTCGAGTTCATCGCGATCAACACCGACGCGCAGGCTCTCCTGATGTCGGACGCCGACGTGAAGCTCGACATCGGTCGCGACCTGACGCGAGGTCTCGGGGCGGGAGCCGACCCGGAGGTCGGGCGGCGCGCGGCGGAGGAGCACCGGGACGAGATCGAAGAGGTGCTGAAGGGCGCCGACATGGTGTTCATCACCGCGGGCAAGGGAGGAGGCACCGGTACCGGCGGCGCGCCCATCGTCGCCGAGATCGCCAAGTCCATCGGGGCGCTCACGATCGGCGTCGTTACCCGGCCCTTCGGGTTCGAGGGACGACAGCGGGCGCTGAAGGCGGAGTCGGGGATCACCTCGCTCAAAGAGAAGGTCGACACGCTCATCGTCATCCCGAACGACCGGCTGCTAGACGTGGGAACCGCGACCACCTCGGTCCTCGAGGCGTTCCGGATGGCCGACGAGGTGCTCCTGCAGGGGGTTCAGGGGATCACGGACCTGATCACCACGCCGGGGCTCATCAACCTGGACTTCGCCGACGTGAAGGCCGTGATGACAGACGCGGGTTCGTCGCTGATGGGGATCGGGCAGGCGCGCGGCGATCAACGCGCCGCCGACGCGGCGCGCGCTGCGATCTCGTCGCCGTTGCTGGAGGCGTCGATCGAGGGAGCTCGCGGCGTGCTGCTGAACATCGCGGGTGGGTCCGACCTGGGGCTGTTCGAGGTGAACGAGGCGGCGACGATCATCTCGCAGGCCGCGCATCCAGACGCGAACATCATCTTCGGCGCGGTCGTCGATGACACGTTGGGTGACGAGGTGCGGGTCACGGTGATCGCCGCCGGGTTCGACCGGTGGGGTCAGAAGGAGGCGGAGGACCTCGTGCGCCCCGATGAGGAGATCTTCTCGGTTCCCGATGCCGACGATGACGAGCCCGCGTTCCTCGGCAGCGCAAAGCGCGAGGAGCGTCTCGTCTTCGATGCCAACGAGGACCTCGAGATCCCGTCCTTCCTTCGCAACGAATAG